In one Alkalibaculum bacchi genomic region, the following are encoded:
- a CDS encoding LacI family DNA-binding transcriptional regulator, protein MGTEKISMKKISEEAGVSVATVSRVINQNGRFSKETEEKVLRVIKKYDYRPNLLAKGLRTKNSKSIGVIVPDITNEFFARIFRELETRLFQKGYTVILCNSGEDPHIEDIYYQHLLTKGVVGVIYLSGKNDRRAIDSPIPVVYIDRALNFETRGVFIESDSIQGGYLATKELLDNQCKRILLVRDKRIITPPEHRQKGYEKALIEANIKVDPQLIVKADVGYESGKEAIKKAVNCNLRFDGVFATTDWLALGVIDGLRELSYRIPEDIKVIGFDNISISRFSYLPFSTIHQDIPKISEAAVNVMLKLIKDQEVPDKHIVIPVKLIKRESV, encoded by the coding sequence ATGGGTACAGAAAAAATATCTATGAAGAAAATATCAGAGGAAGCAGGTGTATCTGTTGCTACCGTTTCTAGAGTAATTAATCAAAATGGTCGATTCTCTAAAGAAACAGAGGAAAAAGTATTACGTGTTATTAAAAAATACGATTATAGACCTAATTTACTTGCTAAAGGATTGAGGACAAAGAATAGCAAATCTATAGGAGTCATTGTTCCTGATATTACTAATGAATTCTTCGCTAGGATATTTAGAGAATTAGAGACGAGATTGTTTCAAAAAGGATATACGGTTATTCTTTGTAATTCAGGAGAAGACCCTCACATAGAAGACATTTATTATCAACACTTACTTACAAAAGGTGTAGTAGGAGTCATTTATCTTTCAGGAAAAAATGATAGAAGAGCAATTGATTCACCAATTCCCGTGGTGTACATAGACCGTGCCTTAAATTTTGAAACCAGGGGTGTCTTTATAGAATCCGATAGTATTCAAGGGGGATATCTAGCTACAAAAGAGTTATTAGATAATCAGTGCAAAAGAATTTTACTAGTACGAGATAAAAGAATTATTACACCTCCAGAACATCGTCAAAAAGGTTATGAAAAAGCTCTAATAGAGGCAAATATTAAAGTAGATCCGCAACTTATTGTTAAAGCAGATGTTGGGTATGAATCCGGGAAAGAAGCTATTAAAAAAGCAGTCAATTGCAATTTAAGATTTGATGGTGTGTTTGCAACTACAGATTGGTTGGCCCTGGGGGTAATTGATGGACTTAGAGAATTGAGTTATAGAATTCCAGAGGATATAAAAGTAATTGGTTTTGACAATATCTCAATTTCAAGGTTTTCATATTTACCTTTTTCTACCATACATCAAGATATACCTAAAATATCCGAGGCTGCTGTTAATGTCATGCTAAAGTTAATAAAAGACCAAGAGGTACCAGATAAGCATATAGTCATACCTGTCAAATTGATTAAAAGAGAAAGTGTATAG
- the alsB gene encoding D-allose transporter substrate-binding protein — translation MKKKTSTKLTILVLALMLMISFTACSKDAETATTEPEEQAEIAIILKTLSNDFWAQMKDGIEAEAEKLGIKVDVYAAQSEDDLQGQLDLFETAISKKYKAIGIAPLSPANLNTAIVKANEAGIYVGNIDEQVDIDQLQGLGGSLLFFVTTDNVAVGEKGAGYIIEQNSDGGKVAIIEGKAGNATGNDRKVGATKAFEGAEGFEVVASQPADWDRTKALDVAANLISKYPDLVGIYCANDTMALGAQQAVVNANKKDQIIVVGTDGASEAVDAVKAGNLAATVAQDSAEVGAEALRQLVQALKDKPAIDPQVIPEKTPVDSNLITK, via the coding sequence ATGAAAAAGAAAACCAGTACAAAACTAACCATCCTAGTCTTAGCGCTAATGCTGATGATATCCTTTACAGCATGTAGTAAAGACGCAGAGACAGCAACTACTGAGCCTGAGGAGCAAGCTGAAATTGCCATAATCTTAAAAACCCTATCGAATGATTTTTGGGCACAAATGAAAGATGGTATCGAAGCTGAAGCAGAAAAATTAGGTATTAAGGTTGATGTTTATGCTGCTCAATCAGAAGATGACTTACAAGGGCAATTAGATTTATTTGAAACTGCTATTTCTAAAAAATACAAAGCTATTGGTATTGCACCATTATCACCAGCGAACTTAAATACTGCAATTGTAAAAGCTAATGAAGCAGGCATTTATGTTGGTAATATTGATGAACAAGTTGATATTGATCAATTACAGGGCTTAGGTGGAAGCCTCTTATTCTTCGTAACTACGGATAATGTAGCTGTTGGGGAAAAAGGAGCAGGATACATAATAGAGCAAAATTCTGATGGCGGTAAGGTAGCTATCATTGAAGGAAAAGCAGGTAATGCAACAGGTAATGACCGTAAAGTAGGTGCAACAAAAGCTTTTGAAGGTGCTGAAGGATTTGAAGTGGTAGCAAGTCAACCGGCAGATTGGGATCGTACGAAAGCATTAGATGTAGCTGCTAATCTTATTAGCAAATACCCAGACTTAGTAGGTATTTACTGTGCAAATGATACTATGGCTTTAGGTGCGCAACAAGCTGTTGTAAATGCAAACAAAAAAGACCAAATTATTGTAGTAGGTACTGATGGAGCAAGTGAAGCAGTAGATGCAGTTAAGGCAGGTAATCTCGCTGCAACCGTTGCACAAGACTCAGCTGAAGTTGGTGCAGAAGCCTTAAGACAATTAGTTCAAGCTCTTAAAGACAAGCCAGCTATTGACCCTCAAGTGATTCCAGAAAAAACTCCAGTTGATTCTAATTTAATCACAAAATAA
- a CDS encoding sugar ABC transporter ATP-binding protein, translating to MHTLVEMKNITKKFPGVIALNNISFTIEAGEVHILLGENGAGKSTLMKILSGVYEPTEGEIIIEGKSFNRLTPKESLANGISIIYQELSVIGELTIYENIFLGKLATKKVLNIDIVDYDYMKKRTKEVLEQLGLKKDPETLVKDLSISEKQIVEIAKAIAFNAKVIIMDEPTSSLTNEEVDRLFIIIRKLKSEGKGIVYISHKMNELKQIGDRVSVLKDGTYVGVRDVHKIEIDELIKMMVGREVKDSYVSKRPRCELMSNKIFEAKNITRKDKKIKDISFEVYEGEVLGFAGLVGSGRTELMEAIFGIAPIEAGEIYLKNKKIDNKGSFKAIKQGIGLLTENRRETGFFHNFSIEQNVTFIKNIKNAGLGGVSGLLDNKDDYKDAEEQKETFNIKCRSVKQNITDLSGGNQQKVIIGKWIASKAEMLIFDEPTKGIDIGSKSEIYRIMRNLADNGKAVVMVSSELPELLSVCDRIAVFCNGEIKTIFTSDEASEEVILKAATGND from the coding sequence ATGCATACTTTAGTAGAGATGAAAAATATAACAAAAAAATTTCCTGGCGTTATTGCATTAAATAATATTAGTTTTACTATTGAAGCAGGTGAAGTGCATATCCTCCTAGGTGAAAATGGTGCAGGTAAATCAACTCTCATGAAAATACTTAGTGGAGTTTACGAGCCTACTGAAGGAGAAATAATTATTGAAGGCAAATCTTTTAATAGGCTAACTCCTAAAGAGTCCCTAGCAAATGGCATAAGCATAATTTATCAGGAATTAAGCGTAATTGGAGAACTTACCATTTATGAAAATATATTCTTAGGTAAATTAGCTACAAAAAAGGTATTGAACATTGATATTGTAGATTACGATTATATGAAAAAGCGAACTAAAGAAGTCCTAGAGCAATTAGGCTTAAAAAAAGATCCTGAAACATTGGTTAAAGATTTGAGTATATCGGAAAAACAAATTGTTGAAATCGCAAAAGCAATAGCCTTTAATGCAAAGGTAATCATTATGGATGAACCAACATCATCTTTAACAAATGAAGAAGTAGATCGACTATTTATTATTATAAGAAAATTAAAATCAGAAGGAAAAGGAATCGTCTACATATCCCACAAGATGAATGAACTAAAGCAAATTGGTGACCGAGTATCTGTATTGAAAGATGGTACTTATGTAGGAGTACGAGATGTACATAAAATAGAAATTGATGAGTTAATAAAAATGATGGTAGGAAGAGAAGTTAAAGACTCTTATGTAAGTAAAAGACCTAGATGTGAATTAATGTCAAATAAAATATTTGAAGCAAAAAACATTACGAGAAAAGATAAAAAAATTAAAGATATTTCTTTTGAAGTATATGAAGGCGAAGTATTAGGTTTTGCAGGTTTAGTAGGTTCTGGAAGAACAGAACTCATGGAGGCAATCTTTGGAATAGCTCCTATCGAAGCAGGTGAAATCTATCTTAAAAATAAGAAAATCGATAATAAAGGATCCTTCAAAGCAATTAAACAGGGTATCGGATTATTGACAGAGAATAGAAGAGAAACAGGATTCTTTCATAATTTTAGTATAGAGCAAAATGTTACTTTTATTAAAAATATTAAAAATGCTGGTTTGGGTGGCGTTTCTGGTTTACTAGATAACAAGGATGATTACAAGGATGCAGAAGAACAAAAAGAAACATTTAATATAAAATGTAGATCAGTAAAGCAAAATATTACGGATTTATCTGGTGGAAATCAACAAAAAGTAATTATTGGAAAATGGATTGCATCTAAAGCAGAAATGCTCATTTTTGATGAACCAACGAAAGGTATCGATATTGGAAGCAAATCTGAAATATATCGTATTATGAGAAACCTTGCAGATAATGGAAAAGCTGTAGTAATGGTATCATCTGAATTGCCAGAACTTCTTTCTGTATGTGATCGAATTGCAGTGTTTTGCAATGGCGAAATAAAGACAATATTTACTTCTGATGAAGCGTCAGAAGAAGTTATTTTAAAAGCAGCAACAGGAAACGATTAG
- the alsC gene encoding D-allose ABC transporter permease, translating into MSKKMNLSQLWENYGTFIILLAMVAIFGIISPDSFFNKENFIQILLQSSVTILIACGEFFAILIAGIDLSVGSILALSGMVTGKLLVAGISPIISILLGGILLGAVLGAINGTLVNVTKLHPFIITLGTNSIYRGFTLIISDARPIFGFDTAFSSMVSGWLWVIPKPVIIAVVVALILTFITNKTKLGRNIYAMGGNKEAAWYSGINVNMHTLIVFIISGVCAGIAGVVLTARLGSAEPLAATGYETFAIASAIIGGTSFFGGKGVVLKVLVGGIIIGTISNGLNMLAVPTYYQQIVMGALIIGAVTLERVFGATVKGK; encoded by the coding sequence ATGTCAAAAAAGATGAATTTAAGTCAATTGTGGGAAAACTATGGTACATTTATTATTCTTTTAGCCATGGTTGCCATATTTGGAATCATATCGCCAGATAGTTTCTTTAATAAAGAAAATTTTATTCAAATATTACTACAGAGTTCTGTAACCATATTAATTGCATGTGGAGAATTTTTCGCCATACTAATTGCAGGAATCGATCTATCTGTAGGTTCTATTTTGGCTCTAAGTGGTATGGTAACAGGTAAACTTTTAGTTGCAGGAATTAGCCCAATTATTTCAATTTTACTTGGTGGGATCTTGCTTGGCGCAGTACTAGGTGCAATTAATGGTACTTTAGTCAATGTGACAAAATTGCATCCATTCATTATTACACTTGGTACCAACTCAATTTATAGAGGGTTTACCCTTATTATTTCGGATGCAAGGCCAATATTTGGATTTGATACAGCTTTCTCTAGCATGGTTTCTGGATGGCTCTGGGTTATTCCCAAGCCGGTAATTATTGCCGTTGTAGTAGCTTTAATTCTTACATTTATAACAAATAAAACGAAATTAGGTAGAAATATATATGCCATGGGAGGAAATAAAGAAGCAGCATGGTATTCAGGAATCAATGTGAATATGCATACTCTAATCGTATTTATTATCTCAGGTGTATGTGCCGGTATCGCAGGTGTTGTGTTAACAGCAAGACTTGGCTCTGCTGAACCATTAGCAGCTACAGGATATGAGACATTTGCTATCGCTTCTGCTATTATTGGTGGAACTAGTTTCTTTGGCGGAAAAGGTGTGGTTTTAAAAGTACTTGTCGGGGGTATCATTATTGGTACTATTAGCAATGGTTTAAATATGCTTGCTGTTCCTACCTATTATCAGCAAATCGTCATGGGTGCTTTAATAATAGGGGCAGTTACTCTTGAAAGAGTATTTGGAGCTACTGTAAAGGGTAAATAA
- the alsK gene encoding allose kinase: MKENGLIIGLDIGGTNVRIGMVNKSKVVEEFEIIKSKEIFHDKPIENLSCFIEDYRRRKGKNKNILAVSLGFPSTIDRTRKIVLSTPNLTGMNNLNVVEELQESLELPIFLERDVNLLIQYDMYMNKIHPESTVLGFYIGTGLGNAIVIKGRIYNGKNGCAGELGHIPIMNNTIPCGCGNKGCMELFSSGKYLQIIREEFFPETSLDKIFVKHSQDPKIVEYVEYLSIPIATEISILDPDYVILGGGVLQMEGFPFHKLESNILSHTRKPFPADNLAFHYARAHQENGVIGAGIYGFSCLKEGRR, from the coding sequence ATGAAGGAAAATGGTCTGATTATCGGCTTAGATATTGGTGGAACCAATGTAAGAATAGGGATGGTAAATAAATCAAAAGTAGTTGAAGAATTCGAAATAATTAAAAGCAAAGAGATATTTCATGACAAACCTATTGAAAATTTATCATGCTTTATAGAAGATTATAGAAGAAGAAAAGGTAAAAACAAGAATATTCTTGCAGTCTCACTAGGCTTTCCTTCCACAATAGATAGAACAAGAAAAATCGTCCTATCTACCCCTAATCTAACAGGAATGAACAATCTGAATGTAGTTGAGGAGCTACAAGAGAGTTTAGAGCTTCCGATATTTTTAGAACGAGATGTGAACTTACTTATTCAATATGATATGTACATGAATAAGATTCATCCTGAGAGCACTGTTTTAGGTTTTTACATTGGTACTGGGCTTGGAAATGCAATAGTAATTAAGGGCAGAATATATAATGGAAAGAATGGTTGTGCTGGAGAGCTAGGACATATCCCCATTATGAATAATACAATACCATGCGGTTGTGGCAATAAAGGTTGTATGGAATTGTTTTCATCAGGAAAGTATTTACAGATTATAAGAGAAGAATTTTTTCCAGAAACAAGTTTAGATAAAATATTTGTCAAACATTCCCAAGATCCTAAAATAGTAGAGTATGTAGAATATTTATCTATTCCAATTGCTACAGAAATTAGTATACTAGATCCAGATTATGTTATTTTAGGGGGAGGAGTTTTACAAATGGAAGGATTTCCTTTCCATAAATTAGAGTCAAATATTTTGAGTCATACTCGAAAGCCTTTCCCCGCAGATAATCTAGCATTTCACTATGCGAGAGCTCATCAAGAGAACGGAGTAATTGGGGCTGGAATATATGGTTTTTCATGCTTAAAGGAAGGAAGAAGATAA
- the rpiB gene encoding ribose 5-phosphate isomerase B translates to MMIALGSDHVGVDLKKEIIKHLEERGIPYKDYGPFDTERTDYTIYAVKVAEAVLSGECDKGILICGTGVGISIAANKVHGIRAVVCSDCYSAKLSKEHNNTNILAMGARVVGIDLAKLIVDSWLDAKFEGGRHEKRIEQITQIEENTFHL, encoded by the coding sequence ATAATGATAGCATTAGGTAGTGATCACGTAGGCGTAGACTTAAAAAAAGAAATTATAAAACATTTAGAAGAAAGAGGAATTCCGTATAAAGATTATGGCCCTTTTGATACAGAGCGAACAGACTATACTATATATGCTGTAAAGGTAGCAGAAGCGGTTTTATCAGGAGAATGCGATAAGGGCATTCTTATTTGTGGAACTGGAGTAGGAATTTCTATAGCAGCAAATAAGGTACATGGAATCCGAGCCGTCGTTTGTAGCGATTGTTATTCAGCGAAATTATCTAAAGAGCATAATAATACGAATATTTTAGCAATGGGAGCAAGAGTAGTAGGAATTGATTTAGCAAAACTCATAGTAGACTCATGGTTAGACGCTAAATTTGAAGGTGGAAGGCATGAAAAGAGAATAGAGCAAATAACACAAATTGAAGAGAACACATTTCATCTTTAA
- a CDS encoding DeoR/GlpR family DNA-binding transcription regulator, translating into MITSRKIVERRNQIVEIINQNGMLRIADAIKLFKVSDETIRKDFAYLEEHGILKKVHGGAIANESDIISPVSIRKTENYDLKLKLATKAIELFNLKDNIIGLDIGSTITVLASLYAKMSNNIFITNSFPATQELISSKNTLICTGGEYHPHDMCFRGELAKNALQTFAMDVCFLGSSGVLHRDGICTTSFFDIDIKKELILRSRKSVVLLDHSKFEKSSLVQVADWSEIDLVITDDNIPNDNKSTISNFTELIII; encoded by the coding sequence TTGATTACTTCTCGCAAAATTGTTGAACGCAGAAATCAAATCGTAGAAATAATAAATCAAAATGGAATGTTAAGAATTGCTGATGCAATAAAACTATTTAAGGTTTCTGACGAAACAATTCGTAAAGATTTCGCATACTTAGAGGAACACGGGATTTTAAAAAAAGTTCATGGAGGAGCAATTGCCAATGAAAGCGATATTATTTCTCCTGTCTCAATAAGGAAGACGGAAAATTATGATTTAAAGTTGAAACTGGCTACTAAAGCAATAGAGTTATTTAATCTAAAGGACAACATCATCGGCCTAGATATTGGCAGTACTATTACTGTTCTTGCAAGCTTATATGCTAAAATGAGTAACAATATATTTATTACAAATTCATTTCCAGCTACTCAAGAACTGATTTCTAGTAAGAATACTTTGATATGCACAGGCGGAGAATACCACCCCCATGATATGTGTTTTAGAGGAGAACTTGCTAAAAACGCATTGCAAACCTTTGCAATGGATGTATGTTTTTTAGGTTCTAGTGGCGTACTCCATAGAGATGGTATCTGTACTACGAGTTTTTTCGATATTGATATTAAAAAAGAGCTCATATTAAGAAGCCGTAAATCTGTAGTACTTTTAGATCACAGTAAATTCGAAAAAAGCTCTTTGGTTCAAGTAGCTGATTGGAGTGAAATAGATCTTGTAATAACAGATGATAATATTCCGAACGACAATAAATCTACTATTTCTAATTTTACAGAACTAATTATTATCTAA